One stretch of Balneola sp. MJW-20 DNA includes these proteins:
- a CDS encoding O-acetylhomoserine aminocarboxypropyltransferase/cysteine synthase family protein — MSDSNQKPDYKFETLQLHAGQEADPTTGSRAVPIYQTTSYNFNNTGHAADLFALKEFGNIYTRIMNPTTDVFEKRVAALEGGAAAVATSSGQAAQFLAITNLAQKGDNIVSTQFLYGGTYNQFKVTLPRLGIDVRFAEEDRIESFAKHIDENTKAIYVESLGNPRGNVPDFEGLSELARKHGIALVVDNTFGAGGAVVQPLKHGANVVTASATKWIGGHGTSIGGIIVDGGNFDWGNGNYPLFTEPSPSYHGLRFWDVFGEDAPFGNIAFAIRARVEGLRDFGPSQSPFNSFLLLQGLETLSLRIERHNENALKLAKWLNEHELVEWVNYTGLPDHDYHDRALKYLKKGKFGSVFTFGVKGGYEAARTFIERVELSSHLANVGDAKTLLIHPASTTHQQLTEKEQASSGVTEDLIRVSVGIEHIDDIIADFEQAFAGIESESALI, encoded by the coding sequence ATGTCTGATTCAAATCAAAAACCCGATTATAAGTTTGAAACCCTTCAGCTTCATGCAGGTCAGGAAGCCGACCCAACCACAGGATCAAGAGCGGTCCCGATCTACCAGACCACCTCATATAATTTCAACAATACAGGACATGCAGCAGATCTCTTTGCACTCAAGGAATTCGGCAATATATATACCCGGATCATGAATCCGACCACCGATGTATTCGAGAAAAGAGTTGCCGCACTCGAAGGCGGTGCAGCTGCAGTAGCCACCTCTTCAGGACAGGCCGCACAATTTCTCGCGATCACTAACCTTGCCCAGAAAGGGGATAACATAGTTTCTACCCAGTTCCTGTATGGAGGAACTTACAATCAGTTTAAAGTAACTCTTCCACGCCTCGGAATTGATGTTCGCTTTGCTGAAGAGGACCGAATAGAATCCTTTGCCAAACATATTGATGAGAACACGAAAGCTATCTATGTGGAGTCTCTGGGTAATCCACGGGGAAATGTCCCTGATTTTGAGGGATTATCCGAACTAGCCCGGAAACACGGGATAGCACTGGTTGTTGACAATACATTCGGAGCCGGTGGAGCAGTCGTACAACCTCTGAAGCACGGAGCCAATGTGGTAACCGCTTCTGCTACTAAATGGATCGGAGGTCATGGCACATCCATTGGCGGCATCATCGTCGATGGCGGAAACTTTGACTGGGGTAATGGTAACTATCCTCTCTTTACCGAACCTTCACCATCCTATCACGGACTTAGATTCTGGGATGTATTTGGCGAGGACGCACCCTTTGGAAATATTGCTTTTGCCATACGTGCACGGGTAGAAGGATTGCGTGATTTTGGGCCGTCACAGTCTCCTTTCAATAGTTTCCTGCTGCTGCAGGGTTTGGAAACATTATCACTAAGAATAGAGCGGCATAATGAAAATGCACTCAAACTTGCCAAATGGCTTAATGAACATGAACTGGTTGAGTGGGTCAATTACACCGGACTTCCAGATCATGATTATCACGATCGTGCACTGAAATACCTCAAAAAAGGGAAATTCGGATCTGTCTTTACCTTCGGTGTGAAAGGTGGTTACGAAGCAGCGCGGACCTTTATTGAGCGAGTGGAGTTATCCAGCCATCTCGCTAATGTAGGTGATGCAAAAACGTTACTGATCCATCCGGCCTCAACCACTCATCAGCAGCTGACCGAGAAAGAACAAGCTTCAAGTGGAGTCACGGAAGACCTCATTCGTGTATCTGTAGGAATAGAACATATCGATGATATAATCGCGGATTTTGAGCAGGCATTCGCCGGTATAGAATCTGAATCAGCCCTTATTTGA
- the metX gene encoding homoserine O-acetyltransferase, translating to MNDGISITELNRSWTTESGHVFKQVKIAWKSWGKLNKPKDNVVLICHALTGHAAADEWFSGLFNSGLFDLDKQFILCINVPGSCYGSTGPWDINPETGDPFRADFPDLSIRDLVTFQQLLLDEWEIRGIQTVIGSSMGGMTALEFALMDQRVRSAVLIAMGKAHSPWAIGISHAQRKALYADSKWNDGYYDPSDPPVSGLAAARAMAMITYRCPHNYEEKFGRNLQSPGGSFQVESYLDYQGLKLTERFDALTYHYLTRAMDSHDVSRNRGSFQEVLTQLKIPVLIVGIESDLLYPIHEQEELHKNIPDSEFKIMPSDFGHDAFLIEFETLGTYIQSFLEHHQEKIKS from the coding sequence ATGAACGACGGAATAAGCATTACTGAACTTAACAGGTCCTGGACCACCGAATCCGGTCATGTTTTCAAACAGGTAAAGATCGCATGGAAATCATGGGGTAAGCTGAATAAGCCTAAGGATAATGTGGTCCTGATCTGTCATGCCTTAACCGGGCATGCAGCAGCCGATGAATGGTTCAGCGGGTTGTTTAACAGTGGTCTCTTTGACCTTGATAAGCAGTTCATACTCTGTATCAATGTGCCCGGAAGCTGTTATGGCTCAACCGGGCCATGGGATATCAATCCTGAAACCGGGGACCCCTTCCGGGCTGATTTTCCGGACCTGAGTATCCGGGACCTGGTCACTTTTCAGCAATTACTGTTGGATGAATGGGAGATCCGAGGAATTCAGACCGTGATCGGCAGTTCTATGGGCGGCATGACCGCACTCGAATTCGCCCTTATGGATCAGCGTGTGAGGTCCGCGGTACTCATTGCCATGGGGAAAGCTCACAGTCCGTGGGCAATAGGAATCAGTCATGCTCAGCGTAAAGCATTATACGCTGACTCGAAATGGAATGACGGATATTATGATCCATCCGATCCTCCTGTCAGCGGACTTGCTGCAGCCAGAGCGATGGCTATGATCACTTATCGATGTCCCCATAATTATGAAGAAAAATTCGGGCGGAATCTTCAGAGCCCCGGAGGAAGCTTTCAGGTGGAGTCCTATCTGGATTACCAGGGACTTAAGCTGACCGAAAGATTTGATGCACTGACTTACCACTACCTGACCCGGGCTATGGACAGTCATGACGTCAGCAGAAACCGGGGCTCTTTTCAGGAGGTTCTAACCCAACTGAAAATCCCGGTACTGATCGTTGGCATAGAAAGTGATCTGCTTTATCCGATCCATGAACAGGAAGAGCTGCACAAAAACATACCGGATTCTGAGTTTAAGATCATGCCATCCGACTTTGGTCATGATGCATTTCTGATCGAATTCGAAACCCTTGGCACCTATATACAATCATTTTTAGAACACCATCAGGAGAAGATAAAATCATGA
- a CDS encoding P1 family peptidase, translating into MIRTALFFLLLIIQTLQVSTAQDRMRMRDYGIKTGILTPGKWNAITDVEGVSVGHHTLIKGDSIHTGVTVIMPHSEDLYRRRVPAAVYVGNGYGKALGFTQVRELGEIETPIGLTNTLSIHSAANGIADYMLTREGNENIRSINPVVGETNDGYLNDIRKRVVNKEHIYRAINDAASGPVAEGNVGAGAGTRALGFKGGIGTSSRVLPKRYGSYTVGVLVQSNFGGILTIDGVPVGEEMKNHYLSGQVPYDVDGSCMIIVATDAPLSDRNLERLAKRAFLGIARVGGFASNGSGDYVIAFSNNKQVLRGRSENGLREITDLDNNALTPLFLAAVEATEEAILNSLFMAETVEGHRGSQEALPVDEVLGIMRKYGAIE; encoded by the coding sequence ATGATCAGAACTGCATTATTTTTTTTACTGCTTATAATACAGACACTCCAGGTAAGTACTGCCCAGGATCGAATGAGGATGAGGGATTATGGAATTAAGACCGGCATCCTTACACCGGGCAAGTGGAATGCAATAACGGACGTAGAAGGAGTATCCGTGGGGCATCACACATTGATCAAAGGTGACAGTATTCATACAGGGGTTACTGTGATCATGCCGCATTCGGAAGATCTTTATCGCAGAAGGGTGCCGGCGGCTGTATATGTTGGTAATGGCTATGGAAAAGCGCTGGGCTTTACTCAGGTTCGGGAGCTCGGGGAGATCGAGACACCGATCGGTCTGACGAATACCCTGAGTATTCACTCCGCAGCCAATGGTATAGCAGATTACATGCTGACCCGGGAGGGGAATGAGAATATCAGGTCCATAAACCCGGTAGTGGGAGAGACCAACGACGGGTATTTAAATGATATCAGAAAGCGTGTGGTAAATAAGGAGCATATATATAGAGCCATAAATGATGCTGCAAGTGGTCCGGTAGCAGAAGGGAATGTCGGAGCAGGAGCAGGGACCCGGGCTCTGGGTTTTAAGGGTGGGATCGGTACTTCATCCCGGGTGCTCCCGAAACGTTATGGTTCCTATACGGTGGGAGTGCTAGTTCAGTCAAACTTCGGAGGAATACTTACTATTGACGGAGTACCGGTGGGAGAAGAAATGAAGAATCATTACCTATCAGGTCAGGTCCCATATGATGTGGATGGCTCTTGTATGATCATTGTAGCCACGGATGCACCACTGAGTGACCGTAACCTGGAAAGACTGGCAAAACGGGCTTTTTTAGGGATCGCAAGAGTGGGTGGATTTGCATCAAATGGTTCCGGAGATTATGTGATCGCATTTTCCAATAACAAGCAGGTACTGCGCGGCAGGTCGGAGAACGGGTTGCGGGAAATCACAGATCTGGATAACAATGCATTGACTCCGCTGTTTTTGGCGGCGGTTGAAGCTACCGAAGAAGCTATCCTGAATTCTCTGTTTATGGCCGAAACTGTGGAGGGTCACCGTGGATCACAGGAAGCCTTGCCTGTTGACGAGGTCCTGGGGATCATGCGGAAATACGGGGCAATTGAATAG
- the mraZ gene encoding division/cell wall cluster transcriptional repressor MraZ, producing MPSFKGQYEHSIDSKGRVAFPAKLRKALSPDAQERFTVVRGQEPCLYLYPEDEWRNVEGKLSRINSFSKKGRLAKRNFLRYAEDVSLDKQNRIAIPADHSGYAGLDSKAVFLGMGEYIEVWDPEELQKADESLEEGAFEEIFEQVMSEEPDENDR from the coding sequence ATGCCAAGTTTCAAAGGACAATACGAGCATAGTATAGATTCCAAAGGCCGCGTGGCCTTCCCTGCGAAACTGCGTAAAGCACTCAGCCCTGATGCACAGGAACGCTTTACAGTAGTCCGCGGACAGGAACCATGCCTGTATCTTTATCCGGAGGACGAATGGAGGAATGTAGAGGGAAAATTATCCCGGATAAACTCTTTTTCTAAAAAAGGCCGACTCGCAAAAAGAAATTTCCTGCGCTACGCAGAAGACGTAAGTCTCGATAAGCAGAACCGAATTGCAATCCCTGCTGATCATTCCGGGTATGCCGGGCTGGATAGTAAAGCCGTATTCCTGGGAATGGGCGAATACATAGAGGTATGGGATCCGGAAGAACTGCAGAAGGCTGATGAAAGCCTTGAAGAAGGCGCCTTTGAAGAGATCTTTGAACAAGTAATGAGCGAAGAACCGGACGAGAATGATCGCTGA
- the rsmH gene encoding 16S rRNA (cytosine(1402)-N(4))-methyltransferase RsmH, with protein sequence MIAEMTTYYEHIPVMLNETTEALVTDADGIYIDGTLGGGGHSERILSLLSEKGQLYGIDQDDEALEAAGERLNHDPRFYPIKGNFGYLSTLLPPQIHGQVAGILLDLGVSTHQIKEGERGFSFQEDGPLDMRMGNLSGVTAYQVVNEYDYEPLKNLIFHYGEERASREIAKEIIAARPIETTGDLAKVIRSMVPERFAVKTLARVFQAIRIEVNRELKMLEEVLVQSLDLLKPGGRIVVLSYHSLEDRIVKHFFRSGNLEGKIEKDFYGNPLSPINALNKQVITPSKEEVNNNPAARSAKMRVAEKVAEDN encoded by the coding sequence ATGATCGCTGAGATGACGACATACTACGAACATATCCCGGTGATGCTCAATGAAACCACAGAAGCGCTGGTAACAGACGCGGACGGAATTTATATAGACGGCACCTTGGGCGGAGGCGGTCACTCGGAAAGAATCCTTTCCCTGTTAAGCGAAAAAGGGCAACTCTACGGCATCGATCAGGACGACGAGGCCCTGGAAGCAGCCGGCGAAAGACTGAATCACGACCCAAGATTTTATCCCATAAAAGGCAATTTTGGCTACCTGTCCACCCTCCTACCTCCCCAAATCCACGGACAGGTAGCCGGAATCCTTTTAGATCTGGGAGTATCCACTCATCAGATCAAAGAAGGGGAAAGAGGATTTTCATTTCAGGAAGACGGCCCGCTCGATATGAGGATGGGTAATTTATCAGGAGTTACTGCCTATCAGGTTGTAAATGAATACGATTATGAGCCCCTGAAGAACCTGATCTTTCACTATGGTGAAGAAAGGGCCAGCAGGGAAATTGCCAAAGAGATCATTGCAGCACGACCTATTGAAACCACCGGAGATCTTGCTAAAGTGATCCGGTCAATGGTACCGGAAAGGTTTGCAGTTAAAACGCTCGCACGAGTGTTTCAGGCCATCCGGATCGAAGTGAACCGTGAGTTGAAGATGCTTGAAGAGGTACTGGTACAATCACTGGATCTTCTGAAACCAGGGGGCAGGATCGTAGTTCTCTCTTATCATTCACTGGAAGACCGCATAGTCAAACATTTTTTCAGATCCGGGAATCTTGAGGGCAAAATTGAGAAGGATTTTTACGGGAACCCCCTGAGCCCGATCAATGCCCTGAACAAACAGGTAATTACTCCTTCGAAAGAAGAGGTCAATAATAATCCGGCTGCCAGAAGTGCTAAAATGCGCGTTGCCGAAAAAGTAGCGGAGGATAACTAA
- a CDS encoding penicillin-binding transpeptidase domain-containing protein, with product MDHRSAILGRMFIVLGFVLLIPFALGFQLFRLNFLEGDGLRTLWSKQATESIKIPAQRGNIYDAKGTLLATNAVDYKIAVDPKIKGFNDAHIRQISNKLAELSGQSSSVYYKKFKDAPEWSRYIVLDKNLSVLDKDEIEKLDIPGLIIEENYRRKYTFGTLASHALGFVNHEMNGRTGLESFYNDQLRGTDGSRIVRKDAFNRIYEYVGSPKKLPENGHSLHTTIDTYIQAILEDELQSGVEQFSAKYGTGIILDPRTGAIKAIANYPTYDPNYPGSDDDENRRNFAISDIMEPGSTFKLVTAIAAVEQGVVSFEEIFETPENGVKVIHGQPLRDHDPLGDMNFQEVIQKSSNIAVADIAMRLDKNVFYQYARNLGFGTPTNVDISGEESGALAKPFDWSGVSLPWLSHGYEVQTTPIQIAQAYAAFANGGTMMRPYVVERIEDEQGNAVYVHEPTSIRRVAKRSTIQKLLPVFESVVADSGTGASAKVNGLRIAGKTGTAKKVVEGRYESRYRGSFVGFFPVDDPKYVCLILLDEPIIGYGGIVAAPVFGNIAKRIAGLDGDIQHEMIAKEDTEEPIFATVPSLKGMNIDDAEDLLDTFRLSYDVEGRSGYVLSQEPKAGTALSSGEEIKLTLSETYAHQDSANVKEGYALVPDLSGMNIRQAVTLLNQSGLKTTIVGSGTVFAQYPRAGQYLRQGYTVTVRGKAKSLETLTAGLKK from the coding sequence ATGGATCATAGGTCTGCTATTTTGGGTCGCATGTTTATTGTCCTGGGATTCGTATTGCTGATACCGTTTGCTTTAGGATTCCAGCTTTTCAGATTAAACTTCCTTGAGGGAGACGGGCTTCGTACGCTCTGGAGCAAGCAGGCTACCGAATCAATTAAAATTCCTGCTCAGCGGGGCAATATTTATGATGCCAAGGGCACTCTGCTTGCTACCAATGCAGTAGACTATAAGATCGCCGTTGATCCTAAGATAAAAGGCTTCAATGATGCCCATATCCGACAGATCAGCAACAAACTGGCTGAACTCAGCGGACAAAGCTCCTCGGTCTACTATAAGAAATTCAAGGATGCCCCGGAATGGTCCCGATATATCGTTCTGGATAAGAATTTGTCGGTACTGGACAAAGATGAGATCGAAAAACTGGATATTCCGGGCCTAATCATAGAAGAGAATTACCGGCGCAAATACACCTTCGGTACACTCGCATCGCACGCTCTCGGTTTTGTGAATCATGAGATGAATGGTCGTACCGGACTGGAATCCTTTTATAATGACCAGCTGAGGGGTACTGACGGGTCCAGGATTGTCCGGAAAGACGCCTTTAACCGGATCTATGAATACGTAGGGTCTCCCAAGAAACTTCCTGAAAACGGCCACTCCCTTCACACTACCATCGATACTTATATACAGGCCATTCTTGAGGATGAATTACAATCCGGGGTTGAGCAGTTCAGTGCCAAATACGGAACCGGTATTATTTTGGATCCGCGGACCGGAGCCATCAAGGCTATTGCTAACTATCCTACTTATGATCCTAATTACCCGGGCAGTGATGATGACGAGAACCGCAGGAATTTTGCTATTTCTGACATCATGGAGCCGGGTTCCACCTTTAAGCTGGTTACAGCCATAGCTGCTGTTGAGCAGGGTGTTGTCAGTTTTGAGGAGATCTTCGAAACCCCGGAGAACGGAGTAAAAGTGATCCATGGCCAGCCACTCAGAGATCACGATCCCCTGGGCGATATGAACTTCCAGGAAGTCATCCAGAAGTCTTCCAATATCGCGGTAGCAGACATCGCCATGCGCCTCGACAAGAATGTCTTTTATCAGTATGCCCGAAATCTGGGTTTCGGCACCCCAACCAATGTGGACATCAGCGGCGAGGAAAGCGGTGCACTGGCCAAACCATTTGACTGGAGCGGGGTTAGCTTACCGTGGTTATCGCATGGGTATGAGGTTCAGACCACCCCTATCCAGATCGCTCAGGCTTATGCTGCTTTTGCGAACGGTGGCACCATGATGCGACCTTACGTGGTAGAAAGGATCGAGGATGAACAGGGAAATGCAGTTTATGTGCACGAGCCTACTTCAATCCGGAGAGTTGCCAAAAGATCTACCATTCAAAAATTACTACCGGTATTTGAAAGCGTTGTAGCTGATTCCGGTACCGGGGCTTCCGCTAAAGTTAACGGATTGCGAATTGCAGGAAAGACCGGAACAGCAAAGAAAGTAGTAGAGGGCCGCTATGAAAGCCGTTACCGCGGCTCATTTGTGGGATTCTTCCCGGTAGATGACCCTAAATATGTATGCCTCATCCTTCTGGATGAACCCATTATTGGTTATGGCGGGATTGTTGCAGCTCCGGTCTTCGGAAATATAGCCAAGAGAATTGCCGGTCTGGACGGAGATATTCAGCATGAAATGATCGCAAAGGAAGATACTGAAGAACCGATTTTTGCTACGGTCCCATCGCTGAAAGGAATGAATATTGATGATGCTGAGGACCTGCTGGACACCTTTCGATTATCCTATGATGTGGAAGGCCGGTCGGGTTATGTCCTTTCTCAGGAACCCAAAGCAGGAACTGCCCTTAGTTCCGGTGAAGAAATTAAACTGACCCTTTCAGAAACTTATGCTCATCAGGATAGTGCAAATGTCAAAGAAGGCTATGCACTGGTCCCTGACCTGAGTGGAATGAATATCAGACAGGCGGTTACACTTTTAAACCAGTCCGGTTTAAAGACTACTATCGTTGGCAGTGGTACTGTGTTTGCCCAATACCCCAGGGCAGGACAGTACCTCCGCCAGGGTTATACCGTAACTGTGCGCGGTAAAGCTAAATCACTGGAAACCCTAACTGCAGGACTGAAAAAATAA
- a CDS encoding UDP-N-acetylmuramoyl-L-alanyl-D-glutamate--2,6-diaminopimelate ligase has protein sequence MNTAALIEICKPLHITNIDAVDEVTSFCIDSRKAKPGSAFLAISGTEVDGHMFIEDAIQNGANVIICEETFYTDDDQVCIMEVEESRKLAGLIAQAFYSEPAKEMKIIGITGTNGKTTTATLVYQVLKELGQKTSLLGTVNKRILDQAEDSALTTSDPIELAADMRRMASAGSDYLAMEVSSHALDQYRTAGVEFSVGAFTNLSHDHLDYHDSMEEYARAKKLLFDDLPSSSFAIINADDAYGAFMTGDCNAKIRELSFKDGSSEIKENTPGGLVLSIGERELRSPLVGDFNAYNVGMTFLICESLGFSPDEIAKALTKAPGAPGRMEKVMTEGEGPNVIVDYAHTPDALKNVLETLHEIREEDQKLFVVFGAGGDRDTSKRPEMAQIAEQIADRVIVTSDNPRTENPDLIIADIVNGFENLEKVKSISSRKEAIGFAISEAGDNDIVLIAGKGHETYQEVNGVRHNFDDRQVALEFLMQRSGEVN, from the coding sequence TTGAATACAGCAGCCCTCATAGAGATCTGTAAGCCTCTGCACATCACCAATATTGATGCTGTTGATGAGGTCACTTCGTTCTGCATAGACTCCCGTAAAGCAAAACCCGGTTCGGCATTTCTGGCTATCAGCGGTACCGAAGTGGATGGGCATATGTTTATTGAAGATGCCATCCAGAATGGCGCAAATGTCATTATCTGTGAAGAAACTTTCTATACTGATGATGACCAGGTTTGTATAATGGAAGTCGAAGAGAGCCGAAAACTGGCCGGACTTATCGCTCAGGCGTTTTACAGTGAGCCGGCAAAAGAAATGAAGATCATTGGTATCACCGGTACTAACGGTAAGACGACCACGGCTACTCTGGTATATCAGGTATTGAAAGAACTGGGACAGAAAACATCTCTTCTTGGTACCGTGAATAAGCGAATTCTGGATCAGGCAGAGGATAGTGCGCTGACTACATCAGATCCTATCGAACTGGCCGCAGACATGAGACGCATGGCCAGCGCAGGTTCTGATTACCTGGCAATGGAAGTCTCTTCTCACGCCCTGGACCAATACCGTACCGCCGGTGTCGAGTTTTCAGTTGGAGCCTTCACTAATCTGAGTCATGATCACCTGGATTATCATGACTCAATGGAAGAATATGCACGGGCTAAAAAATTATTGTTCGATGACCTCCCGTCTTCCTCATTTGCAATTATAAATGCAGATGATGCATATGGAGCCTTTATGACCGGCGACTGCAATGCAAAGATCCGCGAACTGAGTTTCAAGGATGGCTCGTCTGAGATAAAAGAAAATACTCCGGGAGGTCTGGTACTCAGTATAGGGGAAAGAGAACTCAGAAGTCCTCTGGTTGGTGATTTCAATGCCTATAATGTCGGAATGACCTTCCTGATCTGTGAGTCACTGGGATTCAGTCCTGATGAAATCGCAAAGGCACTGACCAAGGCACCCGGTGCTCCCGGACGCATGGAAAAAGTAATGACTGAGGGCGAGGGTCCTAATGTGATCGTGGATTATGCACATACGCCGGATGCCCTCAAGAATGTACTTGAGACCCTGCATGAGATCAGAGAAGAAGATCAGAAATTATTCGTGGTATTCGGCGCCGGTGGTGACCGTGACACCTCAAAACGGCCTGAAATGGCACAGATCGCTGAGCAGATCGCAGACAGAGTGATCGTGACCAGTGACAATCCCCGAACCGAGAACCCGGATCTTATCATCGCCGATATAGTGAACGGTTTTGAGAATCTGGAAAAAGTAAAAAGTATCTCTTCCAGAAAAGAAGCAATAGGATTTGCTATCAGTGAAGCCGGGGACAATGATATTGTACTGATCGCAGGAAAAGGTCATGAGACCTATCAGGAGGTCAATGGTGTTCGTCATAATTTTGATGACCGACAAGTAGCCCTTGAATTTTTAATGCAAAGATCCGGGGAGGTAAACTGA